A section of the Cyanobium sp. ATX 6F1 genome encodes:
- a CDS encoding AAA family ATPase, with product MSLAGEAPWLGALGQALAEALPRLVGAAPDPLVAEAITALTRAMERGELALALMGPAPEGLSAEAWPDGHRRALAASPLARDLPESPLVLRGDQLAWRRWYELQEQVIGRLIERANRPWPQAPGPELIAAAVDRAGSRGALDPRQRQAVAALLGHGLVLLGGGPGTGKTSTVVQMLAAALEQDAEGPLPGLRLHLAAPTGKAAARLKAAIGEGLGRVPAPIAARLAEAPCTTLHRLLESTGDTFRRNRRHPLALDLLVVDELSMVDLPLMQALLEALPDPARLLLVGDPAQLPPVGLGPVLLELHRPGNLRALGTAAVELITIYRNNGALAEVAAVLRGAERGDHDPVALRRALEGLGEGANLQWQSAAPGRLPPVLRQRLERHLRRLGQLASQLEGKEAQVEPLLEELEACVLLTPVRGGPWGVEAIHRALLGELASQPPRFWPIGTPLLCQRNLPEQGLANGDVGVVVDWAGERQVLFAAPAAQGGHRLIHPDRLPGAEPALALTIHKSQGSQYGEVLLLVPESVRWDPRLLYTGLTRARGRALLITPPSPSWLGLGRSA from the coding sequence ATGAGCCTCGCCGGCGAGGCCCCCTGGCTTGGGGCCCTGGGCCAGGCCCTGGCCGAGGCGCTGCCGCGGCTGGTTGGGGCAGCCCCCGATCCGCTGGTGGCCGAGGCGATCACGGCCCTGACCCGCGCCATGGAGCGGGGTGAGTTGGCGCTCGCGTTGATGGGCCCTGCCCCGGAGGGCCTCTCGGCCGAGGCCTGGCCCGACGGCCACCGCCGGGCCCTGGCCGCCTCCCCCCTGGCGCGCGATCTCCCCGAGTCTCCCCTGGTGCTGCGGGGCGACCAGCTCGCCTGGCGCCGCTGGTACGAGCTGCAGGAGCAGGTGATCGGCCGTTTGATCGAGCGGGCCAACCGCCCCTGGCCGCAGGCACCGGGGCCGGAGCTGATCGCCGCAGCCGTGGACCGGGCGGGCAGCCGTGGCGCCCTCGATCCGCGCCAGCGACAGGCGGTGGCGGCCCTGCTGGGCCATGGACTGGTGCTGCTGGGGGGCGGCCCCGGCACGGGCAAGACCAGCACCGTGGTGCAGATGCTGGCGGCGGCCCTGGAGCAGGACGCCGAGGGTCCCTTACCTGGCCTGCGTCTGCACCTGGCGGCCCCCACCGGCAAGGCGGCGGCCCGGCTCAAGGCGGCGATCGGCGAGGGCCTTGGGCGCGTGCCGGCCCCCATCGCCGCCCGGCTGGCCGAGGCACCCTGCACCACCTTGCACCGGTTGCTCGAGAGCACCGGTGACACATTCCGCCGGAACCGCCGCCATCCCCTCGCCCTTGATCTGTTGGTGGTGGATGAGCTGTCGATGGTGGATCTGCCCTTGATGCAGGCCCTGCTGGAGGCCCTGCCGGACCCGGCGCGGTTGCTGCTGGTGGGGGACCCGGCCCAGCTGCCGCCCGTGGGCCTTGGGCCAGTGCTGCTTGAACTGCACCGGCCGGGCAACCTCCGGGCCCTGGGGACCGCCGCCGTCGAACTGATCACCATCTACCGCAACAACGGGGCCCTGGCGGAGGTGGCGGCCGTCCTGCGTGGTGCGGAGCGGGGTGACCATGATCCAGTGGCGCTGAGGCGAGCCCTAGAGGGGCTTGGCGAAGGGGCCAACCTTCAATGGCAGAGCGCCGCTCCAGGGCGGCTGCCTCCGGTTCTGCGCCAGCGCCTGGAGCGCCACCTACGTCGCCTGGGCCAGTTGGCGAGCCAGCTCGAGGGTAAGGAGGCTCAAGTGGAGCCCTTGCTTGAGGAGTTGGAGGCCTGCGTGCTGCTCACCCCCGTGCGCGGGGGCCCCTGGGGCGTCGAAGCGATCCATCGCGCCCTGCTCGGTGAGCTGGCCAGCCAGCCGCCGCGGTTCTGGCCGATCGGTACGCCGCTGCTCTGCCAGCGCAACCTGCCGGAGCAGGGGCTGGCCAACGGCGATGTGGGGGTGGTGGTGGACTGGGCCGGAGAGCGTCAGGTGCTGTTCGCCGCCCCAGCGGCCCAGGGGGGGCATCGGCTGATCCATCCCGATCGGCTGCCCGGTGCGGAACCGGCCCTGGCGTTGACGATCCACAAGTCCCAGGGCAGCCAGTACGGCGAGGTGTTGCTGCTGGTGCCGGAGTCGGTGCGCTGGGATCCACGGCTGCTTTACACCGGTCTGACCCGCGCCCGCGGGCGGGCCCTGCTGATCACGCCGCCAAGTCCCAGCTGGCTGGGGCTTGGCAGGTCTGCTTGA
- a CDS encoding MgPME-cyclase complex family protein, producing MSESSAPVFHFVAASEAFLTVEEPLEEVLRERQRHYGEQDKAIDFWLVKRPAFLESPALAASAAAVPRPAAAVVSTDAKFIEFLKLRLEFVLKGRFTAASLTEALASLG from the coding sequence ATGAGCGAGTCCTCCGCCCCCGTCTTTCACTTCGTGGCGGCCAGCGAAGCCTTCCTGACGGTGGAGGAACCGCTGGAGGAGGTGCTCCGGGAGCGGCAGCGCCACTACGGCGAGCAGGACAAGGCGATTGACTTCTGGCTGGTGAAGCGGCCGGCCTTTCTGGAGAGCCCGGCCCTGGCGGCGAGTGCCGCTGCCGTGCCCCGTCCGGCCGCTGCCGTGGTCTCCACCGATGCCAAGTTCATTGAATTTCTGAAGCTGCGCCTGGAATTCGTGCTCAAGGGACGTTTCACCGCCGCCTCCCTGACCGAGGCTCTGGCCAGCCTGGGCTGA
- a CDS encoding metallophosphoesterase gives MTLRPHPLRHWVIGDVHGCADSLCDLLGLLPATDRLILCGDVINRGPEIERSMELAWSLVTSGRGVWLMGNHEFKLVRALRLGTWKAQRDLAGCDTYRHLGEGLCRQWLERLEQLPLAYWGRGWVATHAGFDPHTWEPDLSVREPFWDHYDGRFGEVIVGHTPSTRVHRRPNNIITIDTGACYGGTLTAYCPETGAQRQVHGRRGPGSRWLEPREALLGSPC, from the coding sequence ATGACGCTCCGGCCCCATCCGCTTCGCCATTGGGTGATCGGCGACGTCCACGGATGCGCTGATTCGCTCTGCGATCTGCTGGGGCTTCTGCCCGCCACCGACCGGCTGATCCTCTGTGGTGATGTGATCAACCGCGGCCCCGAGATCGAGCGGTCGATGGAACTGGCCTGGTCGCTGGTGACCTCCGGCCGGGGGGTGTGGCTGATGGGAAACCATGAGTTCAAGCTGGTTCGGGCCCTGCGCCTGGGCACCTGGAAAGCCCAGCGGGATCTGGCCGGCTGCGACACCTATCGCCACCTGGGCGAGGGCCTCTGCCGCCAGTGGCTGGAGCGGCTCGAGCAGTTGCCCCTGGCCTACTGGGGCCGCGGCTGGGTCGCCACCCACGCGGGCTTCGATCCCCACACCTGGGAGCCGGATCTGTCCGTGCGCGAGCCCTTCTGGGACCACTACGACGGGCGTTTCGGCGAGGTGATCGTGGGCCACACCCCCAGCACCCGGGTGCACCGCCGCCCCAACAACATCATCACCATCGACACCGGTGCCTGCTACGGCGGCACGCTCACCGCCTACTGCCCGGAAACCGGCGCCCAGCGCCAGGTTCACGGCCGACGCGGACCCGGCTCCCGCTGGCTGGAGCCCCGCGAGGCCCTGCTCGGCAGCCCTTGCTGA
- a CDS encoding pyridoxine 5'-phosphate synthase produces the protein MASLGVNIDHIAGVRQARRAAEPDPVTLALLAELGGADGITVHLREDRRHIQLRDLELLRATVGSRLNLEMAATAEMEAIALRVRPDMVTLVPEKRQEITTEGGLDVAGQEATLCALVERLQAAGIPVSLFIDPEADQLRASQRSGARWVELHTGTYAEAAWAEQPRELARLIEATVRARELGLRVNAGHGLTYQNVEPVAAIEGIEELNIGHTIVARALAVGLEAAVRQMRALVQNPRREPLFNAPFP, from the coding sequence GTGGCCAGCCTGGGCGTCAACATCGATCACATCGCCGGCGTGCGCCAGGCCCGCCGCGCCGCCGAGCCCGATCCGGTCACCCTGGCGCTGCTGGCCGAGCTCGGCGGCGCCGATGGCATCACCGTGCACCTGCGCGAAGACCGTCGACACATTCAGCTGCGCGATCTGGAGTTGTTGCGCGCCACCGTGGGCAGCCGCCTCAACCTGGAGATGGCCGCCACCGCCGAGATGGAGGCGATCGCCCTGCGGGTGCGCCCCGACATGGTCACCCTGGTGCCGGAGAAGCGCCAGGAGATCACCACCGAAGGCGGTCTGGACGTCGCCGGCCAGGAGGCGACGCTCTGTGCCCTGGTGGAGCGCCTGCAGGCGGCCGGCATCCCCGTGAGCCTGTTCATCGACCCCGAGGCCGATCAGCTGCGGGCGAGCCAGCGCAGCGGTGCCCGCTGGGTGGAGCTGCACACCGGCACCTACGCCGAGGCCGCCTGGGCGGAGCAGCCCAGGGAACTGGCACGACTGATCGAGGCCACGGTCCGCGCCCGAGAACTCGGGCTGCGGGTCAACGCCGGCCATGGGCTCACCTATCAGAACGTGGAGCCGGTGGCGGCGATCGAGGGGATCGAGGAGCTCAACATCGGTCACACGATCGTGGCCCGGGCCCTGGCGGTGGGTCTGGAGGCGGCGGTGCGGCAGATGCGGGCTCTGGTTCAGAATCCCCGCCGGGAACCATTGTTCAACGCCCCCTTTCCATGA
- a CDS encoding UvrD-helicase domain-containing protein, with protein MSAPAGVFDADVFSLEPGVRLLEASAGTGKTFALAHLVLRLVLERGLPLAELLVVTFTNAAAAELRDRIGRRLQQALTALEPAQQALPTFPDPVLERWFARQPVDRAGRRQLMGRLLLALDDLDRADITTLHGFGQRSLRRQALEAGLAPDLEIDPEARTLVRQVAHDYWQAQVVALPVELLKGVLSLGVTPGALEDQLAQLESDPSLELDPLPQGLDPSEPLAPQLVALWEERWNRFQALWAERAEGLEESFKSSAAQWRSEGADPKPYVPKPTKDRIGLMTGWLETQPKQGSYAALLEQKELRDYFHPGPFSAAARRAGEEDPSLPEAPLLRAIADLVEGPAEALLLHAAHGGRSELARRRQSSGRLGYAQLLEGLDPGPEGTDHAELLEALGRRYRVALVDEFQDTDPIQWRILQRAFTGPEHLLLMVGDPKQAIYRFRGGDLDTYRAARKRVDSITELNENFRSSEALITCLNGLMPPAGLIRSELPVPQVRANPAKAASHALELPPGESPLQLLWLAGECSLAESGTLGEIDAILPAQVAQLVLDLLRRGLILREGDTSRPLAPADIALLVNKHREAEALRQALERRGIASRLISQGSVFASDGATVLQRLLEALADPGRGSALRLLAASPLLGWSPAELADPDPRALDRLGARVGQLAAALERDGLLAVLGQLLGSAELAGLSLAGGLLADLQQVARLLQEQMHREGLGAAAAADWLRRQRLEPVRPVPEAHQRYSDALGSAVAVVTIHSSKGLEYPVVIAPSLWRGLSKRPKQGLGRRWTPTDSVAPRWDLHLNHQWAEGLAARAQARAAEVQELERLTYVAATRARDLLVLVWAAAGEPDSDPLRSWLFGEQRFGSAPTVASWREGLEQRLEASGLPLQLIEPFELPAPGAPADRWQAPAPEGVLECGPVPLRPLDRRWGRSSYSSWTQAAAEGLGPIALEEGRETDGAAEGAPEGVTGLAASEATAAPGAPEAWPDRGPLAAFPRGAAAGDCLHRILEQIDHQQPAGSDDQRLLVGRELRRAGLPIEQLEAVLEGLDWLRHTPMGGALGGFALADLPRSLSLNELSFDLPLAVPLGEGQRLPPGPQRLVRARGLAEVFAHHPGGRFGAAYARQLAQLDVASRGFLTGSIDLVFTAPDPQGHPRWWVADWKSNWLGLRDGENRPLACGPAHYTVAAMEEQMLHHHYPLQAHLYLVALHRYLRWRLPGYRPERDLGGYVYVFLRGVPGPTAADPVPGMLVDQPPLERTLALDQLLREGLP; from the coding sequence ATGAGCGCTCCGGCGGGTGTCTTCGATGCCGACGTCTTCAGCCTTGAACCCGGGGTGCGGCTGCTGGAGGCCAGCGCCGGCACCGGCAAGACCTTCGCCCTGGCGCACCTGGTGCTGCGGTTGGTGCTGGAGCGCGGCCTGCCTCTAGCTGAGCTGCTGGTGGTCACCTTCACCAACGCCGCCGCCGCCGAACTGCGCGATCGCATCGGCCGGAGGTTGCAGCAGGCGCTCACGGCGCTGGAGCCGGCGCAGCAGGCGCTGCCCACCTTTCCCGATCCAGTGTTGGAGCGCTGGTTCGCGCGTCAACCGGTCGATCGCGCCGGCCGTCGCCAGCTGATGGGCCGGCTGCTGCTGGCCCTCGATGACCTCGATCGCGCCGACATCACCACCCTGCACGGCTTCGGCCAGCGCAGCCTGCGCCGCCAGGCCCTCGAGGCCGGCCTGGCTCCCGATCTGGAGATCGATCCGGAGGCGCGCACCCTCGTGCGCCAGGTGGCCCATGACTACTGGCAGGCCCAGGTGGTGGCCCTGCCCGTGGAGCTGCTGAAGGGGGTCCTTTCCCTCGGGGTGACGCCCGGGGCGCTGGAGGATCAGCTTGCCCAGCTGGAGAGCGATCCGTCCCTGGAGCTGGATCCCCTGCCCCAGGGCCTCGATCCCAGCGAGCCCCTGGCCCCCCAGCTGGTGGCCCTCTGGGAGGAGCGCTGGAATCGTTTTCAGGCGCTGTGGGCGGAGCGGGCTGAAGGCCTCGAAGAATCCTTCAAGTCGTCTGCGGCCCAATGGAGGTCGGAAGGCGCTGATCCAAAGCCCTATGTCCCCAAGCCCACCAAGGATCGGATCGGCCTGATGACGGGCTGGCTGGAGACCCAGCCGAAGCAAGGCTCCTATGCCGCCCTGCTTGAGCAGAAAGAACTGCGCGACTACTTCCACCCCGGCCCCTTCAGCGCCGCGGCCCGCAGGGCGGGTGAAGAGGATCCCTCCCTGCCGGAGGCGCCGCTGCTGCGAGCGATCGCCGATCTGGTGGAGGGGCCGGCCGAAGCGCTGCTGCTCCATGCCGCCCATGGGGGCCGCTCGGAGCTGGCCCGCCGGCGCCAGAGCAGTGGCCGCCTGGGATATGCCCAGTTGCTGGAGGGGCTGGACCCCGGCCCGGAGGGCACCGACCACGCTGAGTTGCTGGAGGCACTGGGGCGCCGCTACCGGGTGGCCCTGGTGGATGAGTTCCAGGACACCGATCCGATCCAGTGGCGCATCCTCCAGCGCGCCTTCACCGGCCCGGAGCACCTGCTGCTGATGGTGGGCGACCCCAAACAGGCGATCTACCGCTTCCGCGGCGGCGACCTGGACACATACCGCGCTGCCCGGAAACGCGTCGATTCGATCACTGAACTGAACGAGAACTTCCGCTCCAGCGAGGCCCTGATCACCTGTCTCAATGGCCTGATGCCGCCGGCAGGGCTGATCCGGAGTGAGTTGCCTGTGCCCCAGGTGCGGGCCAACCCCGCCAAGGCCGCCAGCCATGCCCTGGAGCTGCCGCCGGGGGAGTCTCCTCTGCAGCTGCTCTGGCTGGCGGGGGAATGCAGCCTGGCCGAGTCGGGAACCCTGGGGGAGATCGATGCCATCCTCCCGGCCCAGGTGGCCCAGCTGGTGCTCGATCTGCTGCGTCGCGGTCTGATCCTGCGCGAAGGCGACACCAGCCGCCCCCTCGCTCCCGCCGACATCGCCCTGCTGGTGAACAAGCACCGGGAAGCGGAGGCCCTGCGCCAGGCGCTGGAGCGCCGGGGCATCGCCAGTCGGCTGATCAGCCAGGGGAGTGTGTTCGCCAGCGACGGGGCCACCGTGCTACAGCGGTTGCTGGAGGCCCTGGCGGATCCCGGCAGGGGTTCGGCCCTGCGGCTGCTGGCGGCTTCGCCGCTGCTGGGTTGGAGCCCCGCGGAGCTGGCGGATCCTGATCCGCGCGCCCTTGATCGCCTCGGCGCCAGGGTGGGCCAGCTGGCCGCGGCCCTGGAGCGTGACGGGCTGCTGGCGGTGCTGGGCCAGCTGCTGGGCAGTGCCGAGCTGGCGGGGCTGTCCCTCGCCGGTGGCCTGCTCGCTGATCTCCAGCAGGTGGCCCGGTTGCTGCAGGAACAGATGCACCGGGAGGGCCTGGGGGCGGCCGCCGCCGCCGACTGGCTGCGGCGCCAGCGGCTGGAGCCGGTCCGCCCCGTGCCCGAAGCCCATCAGCGCTACAGCGATGCGCTGGGCTCCGCCGTGGCCGTGGTGACCATTCACAGCAGCAAGGGCCTGGAGTACCCGGTGGTGATCGCTCCCAGCCTCTGGCGGGGGCTTTCGAAGCGACCGAAGCAAGGTCTGGGGCGGCGCTGGACGCCGACGGACAGCGTCGCTCCCCGCTGGGATCTGCACCTCAACCACCAGTGGGCCGAGGGGTTGGCCGCCAGGGCCCAGGCCCGTGCCGCCGAGGTCCAGGAGCTGGAACGCCTCACTTATGTGGCCGCCACCCGGGCCCGTGACCTGTTGGTGCTGGTCTGGGCTGCCGCCGGGGAACCCGACTCCGACCCCCTGCGCAGCTGGCTGTTCGGTGAGCAGCGCTTCGGCAGCGCCCCAACTGTTGCCAGCTGGCGGGAGGGGCTGGAGCAACGGCTGGAGGCCTCGGGCCTGCCGCTCCAGTTGATCGAGCCGTTCGAGCTGCCGGCCCCAGGGGCACCCGCCGATCGCTGGCAGGCTCCGGCGCCTGAGGGGGTGCTGGAGTGCGGCCCGGTGCCCCTTCGCCCCCTCGATCGTCGCTGGGGCCGCAGCAGTTACTCCAGCTGGACCCAGGCCGCCGCCGAGGGACTTGGGCCGATCGCCCTGGAGGAGGGGCGGGAAACGGATGGGGCGGCAGAAGGGGCGCCAGAGGGGGTGACCGGGCTGGCTGCCTCCGAGGCCACGGCTGCCCCCGGAGCGCCCGAGGCCTGGCCCGATCGCGGCCCCCTGGCGGCGTTCCCCCGCGGCGCCGCCGCCGGCGATTGTCTGCACCGCATTCTTGAGCAGATCGACCATCAACAGCCCGCCGGCAGTGACGACCAGCGCCTGCTGGTGGGCCGGGAGCTGCGGCGGGCCGGCCTGCCCATCGAGCAGTTGGAGGCGGTGCTGGAGGGCCTCGACTGGCTGCGGCACACCCCCATGGGCGGCGCCCTGGGGGGCTTTGCCCTGGCCGATCTGCCGCGGAGCCTGAGCCTCAACGAACTCAGCTTCGATCTGCCCCTGGCGGTACCGCTGGGCGAGGGCCAGCGGCTCCCGCCTGGGCCCCAACGGCTGGTGCGGGCCCGCGGCCTGGCCGAGGTGTTCGCCCACCACCCCGGCGGCCGCTTCGGAGCGGCCTACGCCAGGCAGCTCGCCCAGCTGGATGTGGCCAGCCGCGGTTTTCTCACCGGTTCGATCGATCTGGTGTTCACGGCCCCTGATCCCCAGGGCCACCCCCGTTGGTGGGTGGCCGATTGGAAGAGCAACTGGCTGGGGCTGCGCGACGGCGAGAACCGTCCGCTGGCCTGCGGGCCGGCCCACTACACGGTGGCGGCGATGGAGGAGCAGATGCTTCATCACCACTACCCGCTGCAGGCGCACCTTTACCTGGTGGCCCTGCACCGCTACCTGCGCTGGCGCCTGCCGGGCTACCGGCCCGAACGCGATCTGGGCGGCTACGTCTACGTGTTCCTGCGTGGGGTGCCGGGCCCCACCGCGGCCGATCCCGTGCCGGGGATGCTGGTGGATCAGCCGCCGCTGGAGCGCACCCTGGCACTGGACCAGCTGCTGCGGGAGGGCCTGCCATGA
- a CDS encoding exodeoxyribonuclease V subunit gamma produces the protein MLIVYRSNRVEFLARLLAARLQLSPAGPFEQAQVVVNTWPTSRWLGEQLALHLGSTDQSVSGAEAAYADGIAAHLRFPFPSSRLRQLVEELLGEGACSTTSPPAVDPWRATELVWPVLELLGELVQEPEAALLRRWLERRRGESLGLPLWQLGRAIADAFDDYALYRPELLEHWWRGGDGDGLGGELPAQQRWQPLLLRRLRDRLGVEPFGLRVKRAIEQLRRGTHAPLASDQPLRLFGLSSLAPLQVELLQALSGTVDVELYLLTPCGDLWRRCRTRRQQLQEAEAWRTPFTGEWVLEAPRLEGLFGRLGAEFQQLLEGTGEAQLGQWEGRDLFFLPAAVSAQQGREPSLLEQIQQDLVGPAEGPGSPEPERQSDRAQPPWVLAAGDSSLEFHPCPGHLRQVQILRDRLLQLMAADPTLEPRDILVMTPQVETFAPLVASVLGDSAATGVALPWRLTDRSQQSQAGLATALLGLLRLGGERLTATALEVLLGNGALLERFGLAAVDGPRLTTLLQTAGFRWGLDGQERGGGRQHSLSWAIDRILLGLVLPDQPGLALGDAAPLAVAGSLESQGSGLQLLLSLRRWLLRLRQPRTSGSWGTLLVELLDDLFGEGGERGWERQAILAANDDWVRSAGETSLELGAPVVAAVLEERLSVDSGRFGHRSGALTISALEPMRAIPHKVIVLMGLDAGVFPRQKERPGFDLLERQRRLGDPSPADQDRYVLIEALLSARRHLLISWSNRDERSGEELMPATPVRQLLETLGQRLAGGASALTITHPANPLDRANFLAQPPRPSPSCDRRLLDALRLLEQGDAQMTLPLALREPPPRSSGDPAGDLRDWLMAPQKHWLRQLGINPGEWHEPVDDLEDLELNELQRSALLRAQLQDQALADRRAAEPPDWLALDRGRSQVPAGSGGGLEAALMEGRWRTLAEVLEGLGTPHSATSRWQGLSLELDWRGSWLVLTHTARDGVAQRLDLWLRLLLAAAAGEAPAAGVLVARPGKTEDTFAEILRLEAPEADQARRQLEALLALREQLGGACWPVPPKTGWAFVEAERKAPGSGPAEAAAAWQGRGQSTGERQTPELAACFGADTPIEALLGEPFSAAAEALYGPVLDHVIKAKAGKGKAGKERGR, from the coding sequence TTGCTGATCGTCTATCGCAGCAACCGGGTGGAGTTCCTCGCCCGGCTGCTGGCCGCCCGCCTGCAACTCAGTCCCGCCGGCCCGTTTGAGCAGGCCCAGGTGGTGGTGAACACCTGGCCCACCAGCCGCTGGCTCGGGGAGCAACTGGCCCTGCACCTGGGCAGCACGGACCAGAGCGTCTCCGGCGCTGAGGCGGCCTACGCCGATGGCATCGCCGCCCATCTGCGCTTTCCCTTTCCCAGCAGCCGCCTGCGCCAGCTGGTGGAGGAGCTGCTGGGGGAGGGTGCCTGCTCCACCACCAGCCCGCCGGCGGTGGACCCCTGGCGGGCCACGGAGCTGGTCTGGCCCGTGCTGGAGCTGCTCGGTGAGCTTGTGCAGGAGCCAGAGGCCGCCCTGCTGCGCCGCTGGCTGGAACGGCGGCGAGGGGAGAGCCTCGGGTTGCCCCTGTGGCAGCTGGGCCGGGCCATCGCCGATGCCTTCGATGACTACGCCCTCTACCGCCCGGAGTTGCTGGAGCACTGGTGGCGGGGCGGGGATGGCGACGGTCTGGGCGGGGAACTGCCGGCCCAGCAGCGCTGGCAGCCGTTGCTGCTAAGGCGCCTGCGGGACCGCCTTGGCGTCGAGCCCTTCGGCCTGCGGGTGAAGCGGGCGATTGAGCAGCTGCGCCGGGGCACCCACGCGCCCCTGGCCAGTGACCAACCGTTGCGGCTGTTCGGCCTCAGCAGCCTGGCGCCGCTGCAGGTGGAGCTGCTGCAGGCCCTCTCGGGCACGGTCGATGTGGAGCTGTACCTGCTCACCCCCTGCGGCGACCTCTGGCGCCGCTGCCGCACGCGCCGCCAGCAGCTCCAGGAGGCGGAGGCTTGGCGCACGCCGTTCACGGGCGAATGGGTGCTGGAGGCACCACGGCTGGAGGGGCTGTTCGGCCGCCTGGGGGCCGAGTTCCAGCAGTTACTGGAGGGCACCGGTGAAGCCCAGCTGGGGCAGTGGGAAGGCCGGGATCTGTTCTTCCTGCCCGCCGCCGTCAGCGCCCAGCAGGGGCGGGAGCCCAGCCTGCTGGAGCAGATCCAGCAGGATCTGGTGGGGCCGGCCGAGGGCCCTGGGTCCCCTGAGCCGGAGCGGCAGTCCGATAGGGCTCAACCCCCCTGGGTGCTGGCGGCGGGCGACAGCTCCCTGGAGTTCCACCCCTGCCCGGGCCATCTGCGCCAGGTGCAGATCCTGCGCGACCGGCTGCTGCAGCTGATGGCGGCCGATCCCACGCTCGAACCGCGGGACATCCTGGTGATGACCCCCCAGGTGGAGACCTTCGCCCCCCTGGTGGCCTCGGTGTTGGGCGACAGCGCCGCCACGGGTGTGGCGTTGCCCTGGCGCCTCACCGACCGCAGCCAGCAAAGCCAGGCCGGTCTGGCCACGGCCCTGCTGGGCCTGCTGCGGCTGGGTGGGGAGCGACTCACGGCCACGGCCCTGGAGGTGCTGCTCGGCAACGGGGCGCTGCTGGAGCGTTTCGGGCTCGCCGCCGTAGACGGCCCGCGGCTCACGACCCTGCTCCAGACGGCGGGCTTCCGCTGGGGGCTCGATGGCCAGGAGCGCGGCGGTGGGCGTCAGCACAGCCTCAGCTGGGCGATCGATCGAATTTTGCTGGGCCTGGTGCTGCCGGATCAGCCGGGCCTGGCCCTGGGGGATGCGGCTCCCCTGGCGGTGGCCGGCAGCCTGGAGTCCCAGGGCAGTGGCCTGCAGCTGTTGCTCAGCCTGCGCCGCTGGCTTCTGCGACTGCGCCAACCTCGCACCTCAGGGAGCTGGGGCACCCTGCTGGTGGAATTGCTCGACGATCTGTTCGGTGAGGGCGGCGAGCGGGGCTGGGAGCGCCAGGCGATCCTGGCCGCCAACGACGACTGGGTGCGCAGCGCCGGAGAGACCAGCCTGGAGCTGGGGGCGCCGGTGGTGGCGGCGGTGCTGGAGGAACGTCTCTCGGTCGACAGCGGCCGCTTCGGCCATCGCAGCGGAGCGCTGACCATCAGCGCCCTCGAGCCGATGCGGGCCATCCCCCACAAGGTGATCGTGCTGATGGGCCTCGACGCCGGCGTCTTTCCCCGCCAGAAGGAGCGCCCGGGGTTTGACCTGCTGGAGCGCCAGCGGCGCCTGGGTGACCCCAGCCCGGCGGACCAGGACCGCTACGTGCTGATCGAGGCCCTGCTCTCGGCGCGCCGCCACCTGCTGATCAGCTGGAGCAACCGCGACGAGCGCAGCGGCGAGGAGCTGATGCCGGCGACGCCGGTGCGTCAGCTGCTGGAGACGCTGGGCCAGCGCCTGGCGGGCGGGGCCTCCGCTCTCACGATCACGCACCCGGCCAACCCGCTCGATCGCGCCAACTTCCTGGCCCAGCCGCCCCGGCCCTCCCCCAGCTGCGACCGCCGCCTGCTGGACGCCCTGCGCTTGCTGGAGCAGGGAGACGCTCAGATGACCCTGCCCCTGGCCCTGCGGGAACCTCCCCCCCGCAGCTCAGGCGATCCCGCCGGTGACCTGCGCGATTGGTTGATGGCTCCCCAGAAGCACTGGTTGCGCCAGCTGGGGATCAACCCCGGCGAGTGGCATGAGCCGGTGGATGACCTGGAAGATCTGGAACTCAATGAGCTCCAGCGTTCGGCGCTGCTGCGGGCTCAACTGCAGGATCAGGCCCTCGCTGATCGGCGCGCGGCTGAGCCACCGGACTGGCTCGCTTTGGACCGGGGCCGGAGCCAGGTTCCGGCCGGATCGGGGGGGGGGCTCGAGGCGGCCTTGATGGAGGGCCGCTGGCGCACCCTCGCTGAGGTGCTGGAGGGGCTGGGGACACCCCACAGCGCCACCAGCCGCTGGCAAGGTCTCAGTCTGGAACTCGATTGGCGTGGTTCCTGGCTGGTGCTCACCCACACCGCCAGGGATGGGGTGGCCCAGCGCCTCGACCTCTGGCTGAGGTTGCTGCTGGCGGCCGCCGCCGGGGAGGCGCCGGCCGCTGGGGTGCTGGTGGCCCGCCCGGGGAAGACCGAGGACACCTTCGCGGAGATCCTCCGCCTGGAGGCCCCGGAGGCCGATCAGGCCCGCCGACAGCTGGAGGCGCTCCTCGCCCTGCGCGAGCAGCTGGGGGGCGCCTGCTGGCCCGTGCCCCCCAAGACCGGCTGGGCGTTCGTGGAGGCCGAGCGCAAAGCGCCGGGCAGCGGCCCGGCCGAGGCGGCCGCTGCCTGGCAGGGGAGAGGACAGTCCACAGGGGAACGGCAGACCCCTGAGCTGGCGGCCTGTTTTGGCGCCGACACCCCCATCGAGGCGCTGCTCGGCGAGCCCTTCTCGGCGGCGGCGGAGGCCCTCTACGGCCCCGTGCTGGACCATGTGATCAAGGCGAAAGCGGGCAAGGGAAAAGCGGGCAAGGAGAGAGGGCGATGA